Proteins encoded within one genomic window of Mesobacillus subterraneus:
- a CDS encoding branched-chain amino acid ABC transporter permease → MEILVQQLFNGLTIGSVYALVALGLTLVYGILHIPNFAHGALYMMGGYITLMMMVQYGFHYWLAILVSVFVVGLIGVLMERLVFYPLRHAPPIHDKIAAIGILLFLEAFAQFVWGADYQTMPTPYGQVIQLFGLTFTMQRLLIIIAAIAVMVLLYLFLKKTYTGASIIAMSQDRDGANLVGINTNRVAMLTFLISGGLAAIASSLAAPINLVFPGMGQLVILKAFVIIILGGMGSIPGAIIGGYILGFSESLGATYISNDYKDIIAFIFLVVILSVKPTGLFAKGGH, encoded by the coding sequence ATGGAGATTTTGGTTCAGCAACTGTTCAATGGCCTTACCATTGGAAGTGTTTATGCACTAGTGGCCCTTGGGCTAACTCTAGTTTACGGTATCCTTCATATCCCGAATTTCGCCCACGGTGCCTTGTATATGATGGGCGGCTATATCACTTTGATGATGATGGTCCAGTACGGGTTTCATTATTGGCTGGCTATCCTTGTTTCAGTCTTTGTTGTCGGGCTGATCGGCGTGCTGATGGAACGATTAGTTTTTTACCCATTAAGACACGCACCGCCAATACATGACAAAATTGCAGCCATTGGAATTCTGTTGTTCCTGGAAGCTTTTGCCCAATTTGTTTGGGGAGCCGACTATCAAACAATGCCTACACCATATGGTCAAGTGATCCAGTTATTCGGATTGACCTTTACGATGCAAAGATTACTAATCATCATTGCGGCGATTGCCGTCATGGTTCTGCTTTACCTTTTCCTGAAAAAGACTTATACAGGGGCATCAATCATCGCAATGTCCCAGGACCGTGATGGTGCGAACCTTGTTGGAATCAATACGAACAGGGTTGCGATGCTGACGTTCCTGATTTCCGGAGGGCTTGCTGCAATTGCCAGCTCTCTGGCTGCTCCGATCAATCTGGTCTTTCCTGGCATGGGGCAGCTTGTCATCTTAAAAGCATTTGTCATCATCATTCTTGGTGGGATGGGCAGCATTCCAGGAGCCATTATAGGCGGCTACATTTTGGGATTCAGCGAGAGCCTGGGTGCAACGTATATTTCTAACGACTATAAAGATATCATTGCGTTCATTTTTCTGGTGGTCATTCTCTCAGTAAAGCCAACAGGTCTCTTTGCAAAGGGGGGACACTAA
- a CDS encoding AMP-binding enzyme, with amino-acid sequence MVGYYNRDDENRNSFIDIDGKKFFRTGDIGRFDEEGYYFMVDRVKRMINASGYKVWPTEVESYLYKHPAIQQAVVVGIPDPRRGESVKAFVILNDGYDGKVSEDEIIEWSKQHMAAYKYPREVEFRTQFPMTSSGKILWRKLQEEEREKAEKQVR; translated from the coding sequence ATGGTTGGCTATTATAACAGGGATGATGAAAACAGAAATTCATTCATTGACATTGACGGCAAGAAGTTTTTCAGGACAGGGGACATTGGCCGCTTCGATGAGGAAGGATACTACTTTATGGTCGACCGAGTCAAAAGAATGATCAATGCCTCCGGTTATAAGGTGTGGCCTACAGAAGTCGAATCCTATCTTTACAAGCATCCGGCGATACAGCAGGCGGTGGTTGTCGGTATTCCAGATCCAAGAAGAGGTGAATCCGTAAAGGCCTTCGTCATACTAAATGACGGATACGATGGAAAAGTAAGTGAAGATGAAATAATCGAGTGGTCGAAACAGCATATGGCAGCCTACAAATATCCTCGTGAAGTCGAATTCAGGACACAGTTCCCAATGACAAGCAGCGGGAAGATTCTATGGCGGAAATTACAGGAGGAAGAACGAGAAAAGGCTGAAAAACAGGTGAGGTAA